From a region of the Hippopotamus amphibius kiboko isolate mHipAmp2 chromosome 3, mHipAmp2.hap2, whole genome shotgun sequence genome:
- the LOC130849486 gene encoding ras-related protein Rab-5A-like isoform X2: MTNRGSTRPNGPNTGNKICQFELVLLGEPAVGKSRLVLRFVKGQFHEFQESTIGVAFLTQTVCLDDSTVKFEIWDTAGQERSHSLAPMYYRGAQAVIVVYDITKEEPFARAKNWVKELQRQAGPNIVIGLSGNKADLASKRAVDFQETHSYADDNSLLFMETSAKTSTDVNEIFMAIAKTLPKNEPQNPGANSARGRGVDLTEPTQPTRSQCCSN, encoded by the coding sequence ATGACTAATCGAGGATCAACAAGACCCAACGGGCcaaatactggaaataaaatatgCCAGTTCGAACTGGTACTTCTGGGAGAGCCTGCTGTTGGCAAATCACGCCTAGTGCTTCGTTTTGTGAAGGGCCAATTTCATGAATTTCAAGAGAGTACCATCGGGGTTGCTTTTCTAACCCAAACTGTGTGTCTTGATGACTCAACAGTAAAGTTTGAAATATGGGATACAGCTGGTCAAGAAAGATCCCATAGCCTAGCACCAATGTACTACAGAGGAGCACAAGCAGTCATAGTTGTATACGACATCACAAAGGAGGAGCCCTTTGCCAGAGCCAAAAACTGGGTTAAAGAACTTCAGAGGCAAGCCGGTCCTAACATTGTAATAGGTTTATCAGGAAACAAGGCTGACCTCGCAAGTAAAAGAGCTGTTGACTTCCAGGAAACACATTCCTATGCAGATGACAACAGTTTATTATTTATGGAGACATCAGCTAAAACATCAACGGATGTAAATGAAATATTCATGGCAATAGCTAAAACGTTGCCAAAGAACGAACCACAGAATCCAGGAGCGAATTCTGCCAGAGGAAGAGGAGTAGACCTTACTGAACCCACGCAGCCAACCAGGAGTCAGTGCTGTAGTAACTAA
- the LOC130849486 gene encoding ras-related protein Rab-5A-like isoform X1 codes for MTNRGSTRPNGPNTGNKICQFELVLLGEPAVGKSRLVLRFVKGQFHEFQESTIGVAFLTQTVCLDDSTVKFEIWDTAGQERSHSLAPMYYRGAQAVIVVYDITNQETHSYADDNSLLFMETSAKTSTDVNEIFMAIAKTLPKNEPQNPGANSARGRGVDLTEPTQPTRSQCCSN; via the exons ATGACTAATCGAGGATCAACAAGACCCAACGGGCcaaatactggaaataaaatatgCCAGTTCGAACTGGTACTTCTGGGAGAGCCTGCTGTTGGCAAATCACGCCTAGTGCTTCGTTTTGTGAAGGGCCAATTTCATGAATTTCAAGAGAGTACCATCGGGGTTGCTTTTCTAACCCAAACTGTGTGTCTTGATGACTCAACAGTAAAGTTTGAAATATGGGATACAGCTGGTCAAGAAAGATCCCATAGCCTAGCACCAATGTACTACAGAGGAGCACAAGCAGTCATAGTTGTATACGACATCACAAA CCAGGAAACACATTCCTATGCAGATGACAACAGTTTATTATTTATGGAGACATCAGCTAAAACATCAACGGATGTAAATGAAATATTCATGGCAATAGCTAAAACGTTGCCAAAGAACGAACCACAGAATCCAGGAGCGAATTCTGCCAGAGGAAGAGGAGTAGACCTTACTGAACCCACGCAGCCAACCAGGAGTCAGTGCTGTAGTAACTAA